A region from the Gemmatimonadota bacterium genome encodes:
- a CDS encoding lysophospholipid acyltransferase family protein: protein MLDVLLFTTRYRTVGVDRVEQARAAGQPLMFVFWHGRLLPLVYLHRDEGVVVLVSEHDDGEYITRIIRRYGFATTRGSSTRGGVRGLKGLIRAGRAGSDLAITPDGPKGPAREFKPGALLAARASGLPVVPVAVGVSRSWRLKSWDGFVIPKPFSRIHVHYGAPVSVGAQATDEDLRGLAAQLQAELAALTERAEAAARGEESEGEDG, encoded by the coding sequence GTGCTCGATGTTCTCCTGTTCACCACGCGCTATCGCACCGTCGGCGTGGATCGCGTGGAGCAAGCGCGTGCCGCCGGGCAACCGCTCATGTTCGTCTTCTGGCATGGCCGCCTCCTTCCGTTGGTCTATCTCCACCGGGACGAGGGAGTGGTGGTGCTGGTCAGTGAGCACGACGACGGAGAGTACATTACCCGCATCATCCGCAGGTACGGCTTTGCCACGACCCGGGGCTCCAGCACGCGCGGCGGTGTGCGTGGCCTCAAGGGGCTCATCCGCGCTGGTCGAGCAGGGTCCGATCTGGCCATCACGCCCGACGGCCCCAAGGGGCCCGCCCGCGAGTTCAAGCCGGGTGCGCTGCTGGCAGCACGGGCCTCCGGCCTCCCCGTGGTGCCGGTCGCGGTAGGGGTGTCCCGGTCCTGGCGACTGAAGAGCTGGGACGGATTCGTGATTCCCAAACCGTTCTCGCGCATCCACGTGCACTATGGCGCGCCGGTCTCCGTGGGAGCACAGGCTACCGACGAGGATTTGAGGGGTCTGGCTGCGCAGCTCCAAGCGGAGTTGGCGGCCCTGACGGAGCGCGCGGAGGCAGCGGCCCGAGGGGAGGAGTCGGAGGGCGAGGATGGGTAG
- the lpxD gene encoding UDP-3-O-(3-hydroxymyristoyl)glucosamine N-acyltransferase: MPAGHGLTLAEAARLVGGQLHGPPEQTVRRVAPVGEAGPEDLALLASRRYLPRLQASQAGAVLTTAALVEACGERPCIVVPDAHRALRVLLERLHPEELRAPTIHPTAVLGRGVQLGSGVTIGAYVVVGEGARIEDDATLAPHVCIGAHCRVGARTRLHPHVVLYDGTEIGCDVIVHAGARLGVDGFGYVFEGGEHRKVPQVGGCVVEDRVEIGANTCVDRGSIGRTVIGAGTKIDNLVHVAHNVQVGAGCLLVAQVGIAGSTRLGRGVVLGGQAGLINHLEIGDGAQIAAQAGVIGDVAAGEVVMGFPARPRREFLRAQAAFNRAHAPRAKGRPDADAG; the protein is encoded by the coding sequence ATGCCCGCAGGTCATGGTTTGACGCTCGCTGAGGCCGCCCGCCTGGTGGGCGGCCAACTCCACGGTCCACCGGAGCAGACGGTGCGGCGCGTGGCCCCGGTCGGCGAAGCCGGGCCGGAAGATCTCGCCCTGCTGGCTTCGCGCCGCTACCTCCCGCGCTTGCAGGCGTCACAGGCGGGCGCGGTGCTCACGACTGCGGCGCTGGTCGAAGCGTGCGGAGAGCGTCCCTGTATCGTGGTGCCGGACGCACATCGGGCTCTGCGGGTCCTTCTCGAGCGCCTTCATCCCGAGGAGCTGCGGGCGCCCACCATCCACCCGACGGCGGTGCTGGGGCGCGGCGTCCAGCTCGGGAGCGGAGTCACCATCGGCGCCTATGTCGTGGTGGGCGAGGGCGCGCGGATCGAGGATGATGCCACCCTGGCGCCGCATGTGTGTATCGGCGCGCACTGCCGCGTCGGTGCGCGCACCCGGCTGCACCCCCACGTAGTTCTGTACGACGGGACGGAGATCGGCTGCGACGTGATCGTCCATGCCGGAGCGCGCCTCGGTGTTGACGGCTTCGGCTATGTCTTCGAAGGCGGGGAGCATCGAAAGGTCCCCCAGGTCGGCGGCTGTGTGGTGGAGGATCGCGTGGAGATCGGAGCCAACACCTGTGTGGATCGTGGCTCGATCGGCCGCACGGTCATCGGGGCCGGCACGAAGATCGACAACCTGGTGCATGTCGCGCACAACGTTCAGGTGGGGGCCGGCTGCCTCCTGGTGGCGCAGGTGGGAATCGCGGGATCGACGCGACTGGGTCGGGGCGTGGTCCTTGGGGGCCAGGCAGGCCTGATCAACCACCTGGAAATCGGCGATGGGGCGCAGATCGCCGCGCAAGCCGGTGTCATCGGGGACGTTGCCGCCGGAGAGGTGGTGATGGGCTTCCCGGCGCGGCCGCGGCGTGAGTTCCTCCGGGCCCAAGCCGCCTTCAACCGAGCGCATGCGCCGCGCGCCAAGGGGAGACCCGACGCCGACGCCGGGTAA
- a CDS encoding OmpH family outer membrane protein yields MRALRYVMAVLGVFAATAAASAQQVPRIAYINSDKIISESKQAQAAQQAFETEVARYRTEVNQLGEALQRMITEYDAQKSTMTPTARTQKENDIRLRQTEYETRLRELENQATQRRAALVEPVMEQINQVIDAIRREGNYALILDASSTAIIAADPALDLTEEVLRRLSANGDGNDADAS; encoded by the coding sequence ATGAGAGCACTGAGGTATGTGATGGCGGTTCTGGGGGTGTTCGCGGCCACGGCGGCCGCGAGCGCGCAGCAAGTCCCTCGGATCGCGTACATCAACTCGGACAAGATCATCTCCGAGTCGAAGCAGGCGCAGGCAGCCCAGCAGGCCTTCGAGACGGAGGTCGCACGCTACCGCACCGAGGTCAATCAGCTGGGCGAAGCGCTCCAGCGCATGATCACGGAATACGACGCACAGAAGAGCACCATGACTCCCACGGCCCGCACGCAGAAGGAGAACGACATCCGCCTGCGGCAAACCGAGTACGAGACGCGACTCCGTGAGCTCGAGAACCAGGCCACGCAGCGCCGTGCCGCCCTGGTGGAGCCCGTGATGGAGCAGATCAACCAGGTCATCGATGCCATTCGGCGAGAAGGCAACTACGCGTTGATCCTCGATGCCTCATCGACGGCCATCATCGCCGCCGATCCAGCGCTCGACCTGACGGAGGAGGTGCTTCGTCGGCTGAGCGCCAACGGTGACGGGAACGACGCGGACGCATCCTGA
- the lpxA gene encoding acyl-ACP--UDP-N-acetylglucosamine O-acyltransferase — translation MRAELEVDIHPTALVDPSAELDVGVQVGAYSIVGPNVEIGARTSIASHVLVERDTVLGSECSLHHGAVLGSDPQDLKYKAEPTRLIVGDRTVVREFATLNRGTAHSSETRVGSDCLLMAYTHVAHDCRLGNHVILANAVQMAGHVTIEDWVIVGGGCVIHQFVRIGAHAFIGGGSRVPQDVPPYCRSAGNDPKLYGLNSVGLQRRGFAEPTRAALKKAYRILFHSALNVSQGLARIEEEIPGIPEVDHLVAFIRASERGITIG, via the coding sequence ATGCGAGCTGAGCTCGAGGTCGACATCCACCCGACCGCCCTGGTCGATCCCTCTGCGGAGCTCGACGTCGGAGTGCAGGTGGGTGCCTACAGCATCGTTGGGCCGAACGTAGAGATCGGAGCCCGCACGTCCATCGCGTCGCACGTTCTGGTGGAGCGGGATACGGTGCTCGGGTCCGAGTGCTCTCTCCATCACGGCGCGGTCCTCGGGAGCGACCCCCAGGACCTCAAATACAAGGCGGAGCCCACGCGCCTGATCGTAGGCGACCGGACCGTGGTGCGGGAGTTCGCGACGCTGAACCGCGGAACCGCGCACAGCAGCGAGACCCGCGTCGGCAGCGACTGCCTGCTGATGGCCTACACGCACGTGGCTCACGACTGCCGCCTGGGCAACCACGTGATCCTCGCCAACGCAGTGCAGATGGCAGGGCACGTCACGATCGAAGACTGGGTGATCGTGGGTGGCGGGTGCGTGATCCACCAGTTCGTGCGCATCGGAGCGCACGCATTCATCGGCGGTGGGTCGCGGGTTCCACAGGATGTGCCGCCGTACTGCCGTTCGGCCGGGAACGATCCGAAGCTCTACGGCCTGAACAGCGTGGGTCTGCAGCGGCGCGGGTTTGCCGAGCCGACGCGTGCTGCGCTCAAGAAGGCCTACCGCATTCTCTTCCATTCCGCCCTGAACGTTTCCCAGGGCCTGGCGCGCATCGAGGAAGAGATTCCCGGCATCCCCGAGGTGGATCATCTGGTTGCGTTCATTCGCGCCAGCGAACGCGGAATCACGATCGGCTGA
- a CDS encoding 23S rRNA (pseudouridine(1915)-N(3))-methyltransferase RlmH, whose translation MRLLTVGGMKGPPADLADGYVKRAAHYWTLDVEEVAAGARGADPSGVRTAEAERLLHRIEAREQVVALTRTGEPLSSEDLARLLEEAALRSTPRVTFVIGGAFGLGEALLDRAQQHVSLGGITLPHELARVVMLEQLYRAGTISRGEPYHKGGTRR comes from the coding sequence GTGCGTCTGCTGACCGTAGGAGGAATGAAGGGGCCGCCCGCGGACCTGGCCGACGGGTACGTCAAGCGCGCCGCCCACTACTGGACGCTGGACGTGGAAGAGGTGGCGGCCGGTGCTCGCGGTGCGGATCCCTCCGGGGTACGCACTGCCGAGGCCGAACGCCTCCTGCATCGGATCGAGGCCCGCGAGCAGGTTGTGGCGCTGACCCGCACGGGAGAGCCACTCAGCTCGGAGGACCTCGCCCGGTTGCTGGAGGAAGCGGCGCTGCGCTCGACGCCCCGGGTGACCTTCGTGATCGGAGGCGCGTTCGGTCTCGGAGAGGCGCTGCTCGACCGGGCCCAGCAGCACGTGTCGCTGGGCGGCATCACGCTGCCGCACGAGCTCGCGCGGGTCGTGATGTTGGAACAGCTGTACCGAGCCGGTACCATCTCGCGAGGCGAGCCCTACCACAAAGGCGGGACACGACGGTGA
- a CDS encoding bifunctional UDP-3-O-[3-hydroxymyristoyl] N-acetylglucosamine deacetylase/3-hydroxyacyl-ACP dehydratase, with protein MGQPSQQTLGGTVTLEGVGVHSGERAVLRFLPGEPGSGIRFVRVDLDGCPAVPADLDHVVGTDLGTSIGAGDVRVLTVEHVLAALHAHGVDNAVLELAGPEPPIRDGSFADYSRAIRDVGIVSQAEPARVLMVEQVVTVEGTQGESYVATPCGDLKVSAAIDFEHPAIGRQYGSFPISPESFERELASARTFGFRAEAEQLLARGLARGASLENTIVLDEAGVMNERLRFPDEYVRHKIGDILGDLALLGSRIEGHIVAERPSHRGNVALATALRERARKAPAAPVVEAAQILNYLPHRYPMLLVDRIVEFESGKRIVGLKNVTINEPFFQGHYPGHPVMPGVLIIEAMAQVGGLLLMEAVENPESKVVYFMSLDNVKWRRPVIPGDQLVFELEMVQFRRHVCRMRGTGSVDGNRVVEGELMAMIVDREKGGPDAS; from the coding sequence ATGGGTCAGCCCTCACAACAGACGCTTGGCGGCACCGTGACGCTCGAGGGCGTTGGGGTGCATTCGGGCGAACGGGCGGTGCTCCGCTTCCTCCCCGGCGAGCCGGGGAGCGGCATCCGTTTCGTGCGCGTCGACCTCGACGGGTGCCCGGCCGTGCCGGCCGACCTGGATCATGTGGTCGGCACCGACCTGGGTACGAGCATCGGCGCGGGCGACGTACGCGTCCTCACCGTCGAGCATGTACTGGCGGCCCTGCACGCCCACGGCGTGGACAACGCGGTCCTCGAACTGGCCGGGCCCGAGCCACCCATCCGCGACGGATCGTTCGCCGACTACAGCCGGGCCATTCGCGATGTGGGGATCGTTTCGCAAGCCGAGCCCGCTCGCGTTCTGATGGTCGAGCAGGTCGTCACCGTAGAGGGCACCCAGGGGGAGTCCTATGTCGCGACCCCCTGCGGCGACCTCAAGGTGTCGGCCGCGATCGATTTCGAGCACCCCGCCATCGGGCGTCAGTACGGATCCTTCCCCATCTCTCCGGAATCGTTCGAACGGGAGCTGGCGTCGGCGCGCACCTTCGGGTTTCGGGCCGAAGCGGAGCAGTTGTTGGCTCGCGGGCTCGCCCGCGGGGCGTCTCTGGAGAATACGATCGTCCTCGACGAGGCCGGGGTCATGAACGAGCGCCTCCGGTTTCCGGACGAGTATGTTCGGCACAAGATCGGAGATATCCTGGGCGACCTGGCCTTGCTCGGAAGTCGCATCGAAGGGCACATCGTCGCCGAAAGGCCCAGTCACCGTGGGAACGTGGCGCTCGCTACCGCCCTCCGTGAGCGGGCCCGCAAGGCGCCGGCCGCGCCGGTCGTGGAAGCAGCGCAGATCCTGAATTACCTTCCGCACCGCTATCCCATGCTCCTGGTGGACCGCATCGTCGAGTTCGAAAGCGGCAAGCGGATCGTGGGGCTGAAGAACGTGACGATCAACGAGCCGTTCTTTCAGGGACACTACCCGGGGCACCCGGTCATGCCCGGCGTGCTGATCATCGAGGCCATGGCACAGGTGGGCGGTCTCCTGCTCATGGAGGCGGTGGAGAATCCGGAGAGCAAGGTCGTGTACTTCATGTCACTCGACAACGTGAAGTGGCGACGGCCCGTCATTCCCGGAGACCAGCTCGTGTTCGAGTTGGAGATGGTTCAGTTCCGTCGCCACGTGTGCCGAATGCGCGGCACCGGTTCGGTGGATGGCAACCGTGTCGTCGAGGGAGAGCTGATGGCGATGATCGTGGACCGCGAGAAGGGGGGACCCGATGCGAGCTGA
- the bamA gene encoding outer membrane protein assembly factor BamA, with protein MLRLAPRAVLVAFALGALAGAPAAGQAPPEARITVDTVVIEGAVRQRVESLSQVFGIRKGDRITYREVRDGIKALWSTEQFKDVRVDAVGDSTQPVTLIVRVEEQPLLGRVVFEGLENVSHSEVRDTTHLRPGLPYSPRGVVLARRFIRAELASKGIPFARIEERTAPMAEAEGQIELVFEVEEGQRVTIAQVQVSGNSQVSTGDIVGAMSTKPEGFWWFRSGAFDEARFREDLDTHLVDLYESRGFLDFEILNDTVIVDPNTGKARIELMVEEGPRYQVAEFGIEGNRVFSTEQLEGFYAEDEGGLLASLGFGGGEPGVRFFDRVAFQDATSEVERLYRNEGYLYAQVDPYLVRNEPEEGGPPSVSVGWAIRENDPAYVRKVEIQGNEKTYDRVVRERLYMLPGDVYSEQRLLQSYQQISSLGFFETPMEFPTIQPDPETGEVDITFHVKERQTGSVNFGTAVGGGVGVSGFLGYDEPNLFGQGKEGHLRWDFGSLINNFTVSYTDPAIKQSRVSGTLSLFNSRNRYFQFSTGRYTRLGGSAQVGFPFFNSIRTRAFMGYSWVNTRYDLFEGVDDTSLFGRPDGVLSTFTLGITRNNLNHPLFPTSGSRQSLNSDFSLRVLGGDASFSKHLVETQWYVPAGQVGEAGGLRFTVGLKARLGAIVGNAQDFPFERFWMGGVQFGEQLRGYDETSVTPIGFVPENSASVLDINRLGDAFASVTAEYAVRFNDNLSLSLFYDAGNVWRDPGDIDPSSFFRGAGFGVQIVTPFGPLGLDYAYGFDKPTPGWQLHFRLGPGF; from the coding sequence ATGCTGCGGCTCGCGCCTCGCGCGGTCCTCGTCGCATTCGCCCTTGGTGCCCTTGCTGGGGCACCGGCGGCTGGACAGGCCCCTCCGGAAGCTCGCATCACCGTCGACACCGTCGTCATCGAGGGCGCCGTGCGCCAGCGTGTCGAGTCGCTCTCGCAGGTGTTCGGCATCCGCAAGGGTGACCGCATCACCTACCGGGAGGTGCGCGACGGCATCAAGGCGCTCTGGTCCACCGAGCAGTTCAAGGACGTTCGCGTCGATGCGGTGGGGGACTCGACCCAACCGGTCACGCTGATCGTGCGGGTCGAGGAGCAGCCCCTGTTGGGGCGCGTGGTCTTCGAGGGTCTCGAGAACGTCAGTCACAGTGAGGTTCGTGACACCACCCACCTCCGACCGGGGCTTCCATACTCGCCCCGGGGTGTGGTCCTCGCGCGTCGTTTCATTCGGGCCGAGCTGGCGTCCAAGGGGATTCCCTTTGCACGTATCGAGGAGCGGACAGCCCCCATGGCCGAGGCCGAAGGCCAGATCGAGCTGGTCTTCGAGGTCGAGGAGGGGCAGCGCGTCACCATCGCCCAGGTGCAGGTGAGCGGGAACAGCCAGGTCAGCACGGGCGACATCGTCGGGGCGATGAGCACCAAGCCCGAAGGATTCTGGTGGTTCCGCTCAGGCGCCTTCGATGAGGCGCGCTTTCGCGAGGATCTCGACACGCACCTGGTGGATCTCTACGAGTCGCGCGGCTTCCTGGACTTCGAGATCCTGAATGACACCGTCATCGTCGACCCCAACACGGGCAAGGCCCGCATCGAGTTGATGGTCGAGGAGGGCCCCCGCTACCAGGTCGCCGAATTCGGGATCGAGGGGAACCGGGTCTTCTCGACGGAACAGCTCGAGGGCTTCTACGCTGAAGACGAAGGTGGGCTGCTCGCCAGCCTCGGGTTCGGAGGGGGCGAGCCGGGCGTGCGCTTCTTCGACCGCGTGGCCTTCCAGGATGCGACGTCCGAGGTGGAGCGCCTCTATCGCAACGAGGGCTACCTCTACGCACAGGTCGATCCGTATCTCGTGCGCAATGAACCCGAAGAGGGTGGTCCACCCAGCGTCTCGGTGGGGTGGGCGATCCGCGAGAACGATCCGGCCTACGTTCGCAAGGTCGAGATCCAGGGGAACGAGAAGACGTACGACCGCGTGGTGCGTGAGCGTCTCTACATGCTTCCGGGAGACGTCTACTCCGAGCAGCGCCTCCTGCAGAGCTACCAGCAGATCTCGTCCCTGGGCTTTTTCGAGACCCCCATGGAGTTTCCGACCATCCAGCCCGATCCGGAGACTGGAGAGGTGGACATCACCTTCCACGTGAAGGAGCGCCAGACCGGGTCGGTCAACTTCGGTACGGCCGTCGGTGGTGGGGTGGGCGTGAGCGGCTTCCTGGGCTACGACGAGCCCAATCTGTTTGGCCAGGGCAAGGAAGGGCACCTGCGCTGGGACTTCGGAAGCCTGATCAACAACTTCACGGTGTCCTACACGGACCCAGCCATCAAGCAGAGCCGGGTGAGCGGCACGCTCTCGCTGTTCAACTCCCGGAACCGCTACTTCCAGTTCTCCACCGGCCGCTACACGAGGCTGGGCGGCTCGGCACAGGTCGGGTTCCCGTTCTTCAACTCGATCCGGACCCGTGCCTTCATGGGCTATTCCTGGGTCAACACCCGCTACGACCTCTTCGAGGGCGTTGACGACACCTCTCTGTTCGGGCGCCCGGACGGAGTGCTCAGCACCTTCACTCTGGGTATCACGCGCAACAACCTCAACCATCCGCTCTTCCCCACGAGCGGCTCTCGCCAGAGCCTGAACAGCGACTTCTCGCTGAGGGTGCTGGGCGGCGACGCTTCGTTCTCCAAGCACCTCGTGGAGACCCAGTGGTACGTGCCGGCCGGGCAGGTCGGGGAAGCCGGAGGCCTCCGTTTCACGGTCGGGCTCAAGGCCCGCCTGGGGGCGATCGTCGGCAACGCTCAGGATTTCCCATTCGAGCGTTTCTGGATGGGCGGTGTACAATTCGGAGAGCAGCTTCGCGGATACGACGAGACATCGGTCACGCCGATCGGTTTCGTCCCCGAGAACTCTGCTTCCGTGCTGGACATCAACCGCCTGGGCGACGCGTTCGCCAGCGTGACAGCGGAGTACGCGGTGCGCTTCAACGACAACCTGTCGCTGTCGCTGTTCTACGATGCGGGGAACGTATGGCGCGATCCCGGTGATATCGATCCCAGCAGCTTCTTCCGAGGCGCGGGTTTCGGCGTCCAGATCGTGACGCCTTTCGGTCCACTCGGATTGGACTACGCCTACGGGTTCGACAAGCCGACCCCGGGCTGGCAGCTGCATTTCAGACTTGGCCCTGGATTCTGA
- the lpxB gene encoding lipid-A-disaccharide synthase produces MVRALQRLQPGLRLWGTGGERLAATGLKRIAGLEDLAVMGFAEILGRLRFFRRLERTVRSALDRGEADLVLAVDYPGFNLRVARYARERGIPVLFYIAPQVWAWRAGRAQRLAQDASTLAVILPFEREIFERAGAAVEFVGHPLLDHPPQIAARGEFAAQYGLDPERPILALFPGSRRQEIKRHLRPFLGAAQRLQGAFPDAQIAVAQAPSLQALSLPRGAVAVDASRALLGHAHAAIVKSGTSTLEAALAGTPFVCAYRTHPLTFAVAKRVVQVEHVALANLVAGTRVVPELLQADVTAERLAQALAPVWSDDSVRERMRTGLASVRERLGGPGAADRVAQLALALLRRHGRVA; encoded by the coding sequence GTGGTGCGGGCCCTGCAGCGTCTGCAGCCCGGCCTCCGCTTGTGGGGAACGGGTGGGGAGCGGTTGGCGGCGACGGGGCTCAAACGCATCGCCGGACTCGAGGATCTGGCCGTGATGGGGTTCGCCGAGATCCTGGGACGCCTTCGCTTCTTCCGACGACTGGAGCGCACTGTTCGCTCCGCGCTCGACCGAGGCGAGGCCGATCTCGTCCTGGCGGTGGACTACCCGGGCTTCAACCTTCGGGTGGCGCGCTATGCCCGGGAACGGGGCATCCCGGTCCTCTTCTACATCGCTCCCCAGGTCTGGGCCTGGCGGGCCGGGCGGGCGCAGCGTCTGGCCCAGGACGCCTCCACCTTGGCCGTCATCCTCCCCTTCGAGCGGGAGATCTTCGAGCGTGCCGGGGCTGCGGTCGAGTTCGTGGGACACCCCTTGCTGGATCATCCTCCACAGATCGCAGCGCGGGGCGAATTCGCCGCGCAGTACGGACTCGATCCGGAGCGACCCATCCTTGCTCTCTTCCCGGGCTCGCGGCGTCAGGAGATCAAGCGTCATCTGCGACCGTTCCTGGGCGCCGCCCAGCGCTTGCAGGGCGCGTTTCCGGACGCGCAGATCGCGGTCGCCCAGGCCCCCTCGCTCCAGGCGCTGTCGCTGCCGCGGGGTGCGGTCGCAGTCGACGCGAGTCGCGCGCTGCTCGGCCACGCCCACGCCGCGATCGTCAAGTCCGGCACCTCCACGCTGGAGGCGGCATTGGCCGGCACGCCGTTCGTGTGCGCCTACCGTACGCATCCCCTCACATTCGCCGTAGCCAAACGGGTGGTGCAGGTCGAGCACGTCGCGCTGGCCAATCTGGTCGCGGGAACACGAGTGGTGCCGGAGCTGCTACAGGCGGACGTGACGGCCGAGCGCCTCGCACAGGCGCTTGCGCCCGTTTGGAGCGACGACTCCGTGCGCGAGCGCATGCGCACGGGGCTCGCGTCGGTGCGCGAGAGACTCGGTGGCCCGGGCGCCGCCGACCGCGTGGCTCAACTTGCCCTGGCCTTGCTCCGCAGACACGGGCGAGTTGCGTGA
- a CDS encoding Gfo/Idh/MocA family oxidoreductase, whose translation MTAPPLAMGVVGVGSLGFHHARILGQLEGVTRVGVYDTDRARAATVSEQLGVPAFDSLEELLARLDAVVVATPTHSHESVACAALERGVHVFIEKPIAPSLASADRILEAAARTQAQVQVGHVERFNAAVLAAQEYLQTPLFIEVHRMAPFVPRSTDVPVVLDLMIHDVDLVRAFVGQPIESIAATGVPVITGLADIANARLTFEGGAVANLTASRVSMERMRKIRVFQRSGYLSLDLARGTGEFLRLRGGLPALEGLRAGDPVPVSGGQAWEAALAALVERIPIVGGEGEPLKRELESFRDVLSGGGTPIVSGLEGRDALAVALSIEELIRSHVADSRTA comes from the coding sequence ATGACGGCCCCCCCGCTGGCGATGGGTGTCGTCGGGGTCGGTAGCCTCGGCTTCCACCACGCCCGGATCCTGGGCCAGCTCGAGGGCGTGACCCGGGTAGGAGTCTACGACACCGATCGGGCTCGGGCGGCTACGGTGTCCGAGCAACTGGGCGTGCCGGCCTTCGACTCCCTGGAGGAGCTGTTGGCCCGCCTGGACGCGGTGGTGGTGGCGACGCCGACGCACTCCCACGAGTCGGTGGCGTGCGCGGCGTTGGAGCGGGGCGTGCACGTCTTCATCGAGAAGCCGATCGCGCCGAGCCTCGCCTCGGCCGATCGTATTCTGGAAGCGGCGGCCCGCACACAAGCGCAGGTGCAGGTGGGCCACGTTGAGCGATTCAACGCCGCCGTGCTCGCCGCCCAGGAGTACCTGCAGACGCCGCTGTTCATCGAAGTGCATCGTATGGCGCCCTTCGTGCCTCGGAGCACCGATGTGCCCGTGGTGCTGGACTTGATGATCCACGACGTGGATCTGGTGCGAGCCTTTGTCGGTCAGCCGATCGAATCGATCGCGGCGACCGGTGTCCCGGTGATCACAGGTCTCGCAGACATCGCCAATGCCCGCCTCACGTTCGAGGGTGGGGCCGTGGCGAACCTGACGGCGAGTCGCGTTTCCATGGAGCGGATGCGAAAGATCCGCGTGTTCCAGCGTTCGGGCTATCTGAGCCTCGATCTCGCGCGCGGGACGGGCGAGTTCCTACGCCTCCGCGGCGGGCTGCCCGCACTGGAGGGACTCCGGGCTGGGGATCCTGTGCCCGTCTCGGGGGGTCAAGCATGGGAAGCCGCGCTTGCTGCTCTGGTGGAGCGGATTCCCATCGTCGGCGGAGAAGGGGAGCCCCTCAAGCGCGAGCTCGAGAGCTTCCGGGACGTGCTCTCCGGTGGAGGCACGCCGATCGTCTCGGGCCTGGAAGGGCGAGATGCCCTCGCCGTGGCCCTGTCCATCGAGGAGCTGATCCGCAGCCATGTCGCTGATTCGCGTACGGCGTGA
- the lpxK gene encoding tetraacyldisaccharide 4'-kinase: MGSAHEWVRRWWAGSAGVGFRAADLAALPLEMMFRLLVGLRALAYRHGWLRSTGAEIPVVSVGNLSVGGTGKTPVAAFLARLLLQRGRVPGIVLRGYGEDELALHRRWLPDIPVVAHRDRREGVRQAARAGADVAILDDGFQHMRLLRDVDLVLISAEQLRAVQKGHLLPRGPLREPLAALGRASAAVLTARTADTGELRSRIRQTAPDLPIVELRLSGGAWIDLTGRPAGAPTAAAVAVASIARPEDFERMAEASGVEITDRRWFPDHHAYTDAEISAMERWAAGRPLLTTEKDAVKLAGRTGADWRVLPLRVDVQQGRDVLEALLTKVAR; the protein is encoded by the coding sequence ATGGGTAGCGCGCACGAGTGGGTCCGGCGCTGGTGGGCGGGGAGCGCCGGCGTCGGGTTCCGTGCGGCGGATCTCGCGGCCCTCCCGCTGGAGATGATGTTTCGTCTGCTGGTCGGGCTCCGCGCGCTCGCCTATCGACATGGTTGGCTGCGGTCGACCGGGGCGGAGATTCCGGTCGTCTCGGTCGGAAACCTGAGCGTCGGCGGAACCGGCAAGACACCGGTCGCGGCGTTCTTGGCTCGTCTGCTCCTGCAACGGGGACGCGTTCCCGGCATCGTGCTGAGGGGGTACGGGGAGGACGAGCTGGCCCTGCACCGGCGGTGGTTGCCCGATATCCCGGTGGTGGCGCACCGGGACCGGCGCGAAGGCGTGCGCCAGGCAGCCCGCGCTGGTGCCGACGTGGCCATCCTGGACGACGGGTTTCAACACATGCGCCTGCTTCGCGACGTGGACCTGGTGCTGATCTCTGCCGAACAGCTGCGGGCCGTCCAGAAGGGCCATCTGTTGCCACGGGGACCCCTGCGAGAGCCGCTCGCGGCCCTGGGGAGGGCCAGCGCGGCCGTGTTGACCGCACGGACCGCCGACACGGGAGAACTCCGGTCCCGCATCCGCCAAACGGCTCCGGATCTCCCCATCGTGGAGCTGCGCCTCAGCGGGGGAGCGTGGATCGATCTGACCGGTAGGCCGGCGGGAGCGCCGACCGCTGCCGCCGTCGCGGTTGCCTCGATTGCGCGGCCCGAGGACTTCGAGCGGATGGCGGAAGCGTCCGGCGTCGAGATCACGGACCGGCGCTGGTTCCCCGACCACCACGCCTACACGGACGCGGAGATCTCCGCCATGGAACGCTGGGCGGCCGGGCGCCCGCTCTTGACCACCGAGAAGGACGCCGTGAAGCTGGCGGGCCGCACCGGTGCGGACTGGAGGGTGCTGCCGCTCCGAGTGGACGTGCAGCAGGGAAGGGACGTCCTGGAGGCGCTGTTGACCAAGGTCGCGCGGTGA